In Calditrichota bacterium, one genomic interval encodes:
- a CDS encoding cyclic nucleotide-binding domain-containing protein: MHPMWSNIFKESGNKGENLYQILSRVPIFEELSKRELREFIRISHKRTYKPGEIIFWKGEPGVGMYIVQHGEVTVFSGENPQNPDIVFATLSEGDFFGELALLDDAPRSASVAAKEATELIGIFRPDLFSLFERKPALGVKVLLKLAQLVGERLKLTNQALEECKQNEGK, encoded by the coding sequence ATGCACCCAATGTGGAGTAACATTTTTAAGGAATCCGGAAATAAAGGGGAAAACCTGTACCAGATTCTTTCACGGGTTCCGATCTTTGAGGAACTCTCCAAACGGGAACTCCGGGAATTTATTCGCATTTCTCACAAACGAACCTACAAACCGGGCGAAATTATTTTTTGGAAGGGAGAACCCGGCGTTGGAATGTACATTGTACAGCACGGTGAGGTAACGGTTTTTAGCGGTGAAAATCCACAAAATCCCGATATTGTTTTCGCGACGCTTTCCGAAGGAGATTTTTTTGGTGAGCTGGCGCTTCTGGATGACGCACCCCGGTCAGCATCCGTTGCCGCCAAAGAAGCAACGGAGTTAATTGGTATTTTCCGGCCGGACCTGTTTTCCCTTTTCGAACGAAAACCGGCTCTCGGTGTAAAAGTGCTGCTTAAATTGGCCCAACTGGTCGGCGAACGTCTTAAACTGACCAACCAGGCCCTGGAAGAATGCAAGCAAAATGAGGGAAAGTAA
- a CDS encoding AI-2E family transporter, whose protein sequence is MTDSKEKLLSIQMDRAEVHKLFQILFLSVTAILFIWALIEIVVHFRELTILFVLSALVAYLLDPVVAFLEAKGLSRALATLLIFVVLGALIGWGLYILLPKITGQVNSISKYLQSGNIKNLFGNWDAILKEKLAFLGSPETIQNLTTKIQAALVQFQEGLFKLALSLFSALSDLAIIPFITYFLIKDGPAMKKALIKAVPNRYFEMSLNLIHKTDRQLGNYIRGQMIDAFLVGILSIIALFILDINYYFFIGSIAGLANMIPYFGPIVGAVPAIVVSLTQTSSLMPIVWIAVAFTVIQLIDNVLISPVVVARSVEIHPLLVVVVILIGGQLLGILGMLIAVPTTSILIVIVKEVIFGFKNYRILDSL, encoded by the coding sequence ATGACCGATTCAAAAGAAAAACTTCTCTCCATCCAGATGGACCGTGCTGAAGTCCACAAACTGTTTCAAATTCTCTTCCTGTCGGTTACGGCTATTCTTTTCATTTGGGCGCTGATCGAAATAGTGGTTCATTTTCGGGAATTAACCATTCTTTTTGTGCTTTCTGCCCTGGTGGCCTACTTGCTGGATCCGGTTGTTGCCTTTTTAGAAGCCAAGGGACTCAGCCGGGCGCTTGCTACGCTGCTCATTTTTGTGGTTCTGGGAGCACTCATCGGATGGGGGCTGTACATTCTTTTGCCGAAAATTACCGGACAGGTTAATTCGATCAGCAAATACCTGCAAAGCGGAAACATCAAAAATCTGTTTGGAAATTGGGACGCGATTTTAAAGGAAAAATTAGCCTTTCTTGGCAGCCCGGAAACCATTCAAAATCTAACCACAAAAATTCAGGCGGCCCTGGTGCAATTTCAGGAGGGACTCTTTAAACTGGCTCTCTCCCTCTTTTCTGCCCTGTCTGACCTGGCCATCATCCCATTCATTACCTATTTTTTAATTAAAGACGGTCCGGCCATGAAAAAGGCCCTGATTAAGGCCGTACCCAACCGCTATTTCGAGATGTCTCTTAACCTGATTCACAAAACGGACCGGCAGTTAGGAAATTACATTCGCGGACAAATGATTGATGCCTTTCTGGTGGGCATACTTTCGATTATTGCTCTTTTTATTCTGGACATCAATTATTACTTTTTTATCGGAAGTATTGCGGGTCTGGCAAACATGATTCCCTATTTCGGCCCGATTGTCGGAGCCGTCCCGGCAATCGTTGTTTCCCTGACGCAAACCTCTTCACTGATGCCCATTGTCTGGATTGCGGTTGCATTTACGGTGATTCAATTAATCGATAATGTTCTTATTTCGCCGGTGGTTGTGGCCAGAAGTGTGGAAATTCACCCGCTGCTGGTGGTGGTTGTGATTCTCATTGGCGGGCAACTGCTGGGTATTTTGGGAATGCTCATTGCGGTTCCGACAACCAGTATTCTGATTGTTATCGTGAAAGAAGTTATTTTTGGCTTCAAAAATTACCGAATTCTGGACTCATTATGA
- a CDS encoding Lrp/AsnC family transcriptional regulator, with protein MNPTHDFRKRLLRDLQTDFRLTSRPFLHFAGKFGVEETEILKVIRDLFKEGKIRRIGANFESRALGYVSTLAGVSVEPDFLESVAAFVSRHPGVTHNYERLHEFNLWFTLTVPSEEAIQSFLEQVRTQKGVKKILKLPVVEYYKLNVSLDPETGQNLAKPSTQHPAQAGRHSFSEKEKALIRVVQTKIPLCSRPFQSIGEEIGWTEETVLKTLKDWKANGVIRKIGAILNHRRVGVSANAMVVWEVPETRASQVGQTMADIPQVSHCYRRVVYPEWPYSHYTMIHAADPDSLQNIIRNLSTATGIRNYLILKSGREFKKVGMRYFEETV; from the coding sequence ATGAACCCAACACATGATTTTCGGAAAAGGCTTTTGCGGGATTTGCAAACGGATTTTCGCTTGACATCCCGGCCATTCCTGCACTTTGCCGGGAAATTCGGGGTGGAAGAGACAGAAATACTGAAAGTCATCCGGGATCTCTTTAAAGAGGGAAAAATTCGCCGAATCGGGGCCAATTTTGAATCGCGCGCCCTGGGCTACGTCAGCACACTTGCAGGTGTTTCCGTAGAGCCGGATTTTCTGGAATCTGTGGCCGCCTTTGTAAGCCGCCACCCCGGTGTAACTCACAATTACGAACGGCTTCACGAGTTTAATCTGTGGTTTACCCTAACCGTTCCTTCGGAAGAGGCCATTCAAAGCTTTCTGGAACAGGTTCGAACGCAAAAAGGGGTGAAGAAAATTTTGAAACTGCCGGTTGTGGAATACTACAAGCTGAATGTCTCGCTGGACCCGGAAACGGGACAAAATCTGGCCAAGCCTTCAACCCAACATCCCGCGCAAGCGGGTCGGCATTCTTTTTCGGAAAAGGAAAAAGCCCTGATTCGGGTGGTGCAAACGAAAATTCCTCTGTGTTCCCGGCCGTTTCAATCCATTGGTGAAGAAATCGGCTGGACGGAAGAGACCGTTTTAAAAACGCTGAAGGACTGGAAGGCAAACGGCGTTATTCGCAAAATTGGAGCCATTTTAAATCATCGGCGGGTCGGTGTGAGTGCCAATGCCATGGTTGTTTGGGAGGTTCCGGAAACGCGTGCGTCTCAGGTAGGTCAAACTATGGCCGATATTCCTCAGGTGAGTCACTGTTACCGCCGGGTGGTGTATCCGGAGTGGCCTTACAGCCATTACACCATGATCCATGCCGCCGATCCCGACAGTCTTCAAAACATTATTCGGAATCTTTCAACCGCTACGGGAATCAGGAATTATCTAATTCTCAAAAGCGGCCGGGAATTCAAAAAGGTGGGTATGCGGTATTTTGAGGAAACGGTGTAG
- a CDS encoding TIGR04053 family radical SAM/SPASM domain-containing protein, translated as MLRGINFEKSPFLVIWEITQACDLACRHCRASAQPNRHPQELTTEEGFRLLDEIRRFGRPLFVLSGGDPMKRDDLFDLIAYGKEIGLRVGLSPSGTPLLTRENLKKAYEAGLRSVSISIDGPDQETHDSFRSVNGSFQWCVDAARWTRELGMDLQINTTITRYNWQKLDELAELMDRLEVSRWSLFFLVPTGRGKVEDEITAEDYETVLNKLYDFSKRYRFRIKTTEAPHYRRVVIQRLSEEMGISVEKLIEETTSGKGRFLPGINDGKGFVFISHTGHIFPSGFLPTSGGNVRKHSLVDVYRESPIFKALRAPNRLKGKCGRCEFRSICGGSRSRAFALTGDFLEEDPYCVYEPQGRARE; from the coding sequence ATGCTTCGGGGGATCAATTTTGAAAAATCCCCCTTTTTGGTCATCTGGGAAATCACCCAGGCCTGCGACCTGGCTTGCCGGCACTGCCGGGCTTCTGCCCAGCCGAATCGCCACCCCCAGGAACTGACAACCGAAGAGGGGTTTCGCCTTCTGGACGAAATTCGGCGCTTTGGCCGGCCCCTGTTTGTTCTGAGCGGGGGCGATCCGATGAAACGGGACGACCTGTTTGATCTGATTGCTTACGGAAAGGAAATCGGCCTGCGGGTGGGACTGAGTCCCAGCGGCACACCGCTTCTGACGCGTGAAAATCTAAAAAAAGCCTATGAAGCCGGATTGCGGAGTGTCTCCATCAGCATCGACGGCCCGGACCAGGAGACGCACGATTCCTTTCGAAGTGTGAACGGTTCTTTTCAATGGTGCGTGGATGCCGCCCGCTGGACGCGGGAATTGGGCATGGATTTGCAGATCAACACAACCATTACCCGCTACAACTGGCAAAAACTGGACGAACTGGCCGAATTGATGGATCGTCTGGAGGTGTCGCGTTGGAGCCTGTTTTTTCTGGTACCCACGGGGCGGGGAAAGGTGGAAGACGAAATTACAGCAGAAGACTACGAAACGGTCTTGAACAAACTCTACGATTTTTCGAAACGCTATCGCTTTCGGATCAAAACAACCGAAGCCCCTCATTACCGCCGCGTCGTGATTCAAAGATTGTCAGAAGAAATGGGTATTTCCGTGGAAAAGCTGATTGAAGAAACAACCTCCGGGAAAGGCCGTTTTTTGCCCGGAATTAATGACGGGAAAGGATTTGTTTTCATCTCGCACACGGGTCATATTTTTCCGTCAGGCTTTTTGCCGACGTCCGGCGGAAATGTCCGCAAGCATTCGCTTGTAGACGTGTATCGCGAATCCCCGATTTTTAAGGCGCTGCGTGCTCCGAATCGCCTTAAAGGAAAATGCGGACGCTGTGAATTTCGCTCTATTTGCGGAGGGTCCCGCTCCCGGGCCTTTGCGCTGACCGGTGATTTTCTGGAAGAGGATCCCTACTGTGTTTACGAACCCCAGGGGAGGGCACGTGAATGA
- the hemB gene encoding porphobilinogen synthase, giving the protein MAFPVNRPRRLRRMENLRRMVRETQVSVSDFIAPLFVCPGEGVRREVSSMPGVFQMSVDETVKECRVLNQLGIPAVILFGIPETKDAVGSGAYDEAGIIQRANRAIKKAVPDLVVINDLCFCEFTDHGHCGVVHNGDVDNDATLDLIRKTAISQVNSGADMLAPSGMMDGAVKAIREALDSMGKYEIPIMAYSAKYSSGFYGPFRDAAESAPGFGNRKTYQMDPPNRREALLEVDLDIEEGADIVMVKPALSYLDIIREVRNRTHRPVAAYNVSGEYSMVKAAARNGWLDETTVMWEILTSIKRAGADLILTYFARTAAEELQK; this is encoded by the coding sequence ATGGCATTTCCAGTGAATCGCCCCCGGCGGTTGCGCCGAATGGAGAATTTACGTCGAATGGTGCGGGAAACGCAGGTTTCTGTGAGTGATTTTATTGCTCCCCTGTTTGTTTGCCCGGGAGAAGGGGTCCGGCGGGAGGTGTCGTCCATGCCGGGTGTCTTCCAGATGTCCGTTGACGAAACCGTAAAAGAGTGCCGGGTTTTGAATCAGTTGGGTATTCCGGCCGTCATTTTGTTTGGCATTCCGGAAACGAAAGACGCCGTAGGAAGCGGAGCTTATGACGAGGCTGGAATTATTCAGCGGGCCAATCGGGCGATTAAAAAAGCAGTTCCCGATCTGGTTGTCATCAATGACCTTTGTTTTTGCGAATTTACCGATCACGGACATTGCGGTGTGGTTCACAATGGAGATGTTGACAATGACGCGACACTGGACCTGATTCGTAAGACAGCCATTTCCCAGGTAAATTCAGGCGCCGACATGCTGGCACCTTCCGGTATGATGGACGGAGCTGTGAAGGCCATTCGGGAGGCATTGGATTCCATGGGAAAATACGAGATCCCGATCATGGCGTATTCCGCGAAGTACTCGTCCGGGTTTTACGGGCCTTTCCGGGATGCGGCTGAATCGGCTCCCGGATTTGGAAATCGGAAAACCTACCAGATGGATCCCCCGAATCGCCGGGAAGCCCTTCTGGAGGTCGATCTGGACATTGAAGAGGGGGCCGATATTGTGATGGTCAAACCGGCTCTTTCCTATCTGGATATTATTCGGGAGGTGCGCAACCGGACCCATCGGCCCGTAGCTGCTTACAATGTCAGCGGGGAATATTCAATGGTGAAAGCGGCTGCCCGGAACGGGTGGCTGGATGAGACGACCGTGATGTGGGAAATTTTGACCAGCATTAAACGCGCGGGAGCGGATCTTATTCTCACGTATTTTGCACGAACGGCTGCTGAGGAGTTACAAAAATGA